From a single Bacillus pumilus genomic region:
- the yaaA gene encoding S4 domain-containing protein YaaA — protein MPNQITIETEMITLGQFLKLAEVIQSGGMAKWFLSEHEVFINQEPDNRRGRKLYPGDVVEIEGYGTFQVVN, from the coding sequence ATGCCTAATCAAATAACCATTGAAACAGAAATGATTACATTAGGGCAGTTTTTGAAATTAGCCGAAGTCATCCAATCTGGCGGAATGGCGAAATGGTTTTTAAGTGAACATGAAGTGTTCATTAATCAAGAGCCAGATAATAGACGGGGACGCAAACTATACCCAGGAGATGTTGTCGAGATAGAAGGTTATGGCACATTTCAAGTTGTGAATTAG
- the dnaN gene encoding DNA polymerase III subunit beta: MKFTIQKDRLVQSVQDVLKAVSSRTTIPILTGIKIVASDEGVSLTGSDSDISIESFIPQRDGDLEVITIDRPGSIVLQARFFSEIVKKLPMATVEIEVEQNHLTIIRSGSAEFNLNGLDAEEYPHLPQIEEHHAFQIPTDLLKNLIRQTVFAVSTSETRPILTGVNWKVEKGELICTATDSHRLALRKANLDINEESSYNVVIPGKSLTELSKILDDGQDLVSIVITETQVLFKAQNVLFFSRLLDGNYPDTARLIPQESKTDVVVNTKEFLQAIDRASLLAREGRNNVVKLSADPAQSLEISSNSPEIGKVVETVQADDIKGEDLKISFSPKYMLDALKVLEGTEIHVSFTGAMRPFLLRTPNDDSILQLILPVRTY; encoded by the coding sequence ATGAAATTCACGATTCAAAAAGATCGTCTTGTCCAAAGTGTCCAAGATGTATTAAAGGCCGTATCCTCTAGAACAACGATTCCTATTTTGACAGGGATTAAAATTGTTGCATCTGATGAGGGGGTTTCTCTAACAGGAAGTGATTCTGATATCTCAATTGAATCCTTTATTCCCCAAAGAGATGGAGATTTAGAAGTAATCACGATCGATCGTCCAGGAAGTATTGTACTTCAGGCCCGTTTCTTTAGTGAGATTGTTAAGAAACTGCCAATGGCGACTGTCGAAATTGAAGTAGAGCAAAACCATCTTACAATCATCCGCTCTGGTTCAGCGGAATTTAACTTAAACGGTTTAGATGCTGAAGAATATCCGCATCTTCCGCAAATTGAAGAGCATCATGCATTTCAAATTCCGACAGACCTGCTTAAAAACTTAATTCGCCAAACTGTTTTTGCAGTGTCCACCTCAGAAACACGGCCTATCTTGACAGGTGTAAACTGGAAGGTGGAAAAAGGTGAATTAATATGCACAGCAACGGATAGCCACCGTCTAGCTTTAAGGAAAGCGAACTTAGATATTAACGAGGAAAGCTCATACAATGTCGTGATTCCAGGGAAGAGCTTAACAGAACTAAGTAAAATTCTTGATGATGGGCAAGATCTTGTAAGTATTGTAATTACAGAAACGCAAGTTCTCTTTAAAGCACAAAATGTATTATTCTTCTCAAGATTGCTGGATGGGAATTATCCAGATACAGCTCGTCTGATCCCGCAGGAAAGTAAAACAGATGTTGTGGTCAACACAAAAGAGTTCCTTCAAGCTATTGATCGTGCATCACTTTTGGCAAGAGAAGGTCGCAATAATGTCGTCAAGCTGTCGGCTGATCCTGCGCAAAGCCTTGAAATCTCTTCTAATTCACCTGAAATCGGTAAAGTTGTGGAGACGGTTCAAGCGGATGACATTAAAGGGGAGGATCTCAAAATCTCCTTTAGTCCCAAATATATGCTTGATGCATTAAAAGTATTAGAGGGAACAGAAATTCATGTAAGCTTTACTGGAGCCATGAGACCATTCCTGCTTCGCACGCCGAATGATGATTCGATCTTGCAGTTGATTCTTCCGGTAAGAACATATTAA
- the recF gene encoding DNA replication/repair protein RecF (All proteins in this family for which functions are known are DNA-binding proteins that assist the filamentation of RecA onto DNA for the initiation of recombination or recombinational repair.) — MYIQSLALTSYRNYEHTELQFDNKVNVMIGENAQGKTNLMEAIYVLSMAKSHRTSNDKELIRWDEDYAKIEGRVIKKNGPLPMQLVISKKGKKGKVNHIEQQKLSHYVGALNTIMFAPEDLSLVKGSPQIRRRFLDMEIGQVSAVYLHDLSLYQKILSQRNHYLKQLQTRKQTDQAMLEILTEQLIDAAAKVVKRRLIFTKQLEKWAQPLHFGISRELETLTLQYQTAIEVSEASDLSKIKNSYEESFQKLRDREVDRGVTLWGPHRDDLLFFVNGRDVQTYGSQGQQRTTALSLKLAEIDLIHEEIGEYPILLLDDVLSELDDYRQSHLLHTIQGRVQTFVTTTSVEGIDHDTLKEAEIFRVASGKVID; from the coding sequence ATGTACATTCAAAGTCTGGCGTTAACTTCATACCGAAACTATGAACACACCGAGCTTCAATTCGACAACAAGGTGAATGTCATGATCGGTGAGAATGCCCAAGGTAAAACGAACTTGATGGAAGCGATCTATGTATTGTCGATGGCAAAGTCTCATCGTACGTCAAATGATAAAGAACTTATCCGATGGGACGAAGACTATGCTAAAATAGAAGGTAGAGTCATCAAAAAAAATGGTCCACTCCCAATGCAGCTCGTGATCTCAAAAAAAGGGAAAAAGGGCAAGGTCAATCATATTGAACAACAGAAGCTCAGTCATTATGTTGGTGCGCTAAACACCATTATGTTTGCACCAGAGGACTTGAGTCTTGTGAAGGGCAGCCCGCAAATCCGCAGAAGATTCCTCGACATGGAGATTGGACAAGTTTCTGCTGTCTACTTGCATGATTTATCGCTCTATCAAAAAATCCTCTCTCAGCGGAATCATTACTTGAAACAATTGCAGACAAGAAAGCAGACGGATCAAGCGATGCTGGAGATTTTAACAGAGCAGTTGATTGATGCGGCAGCGAAAGTTGTTAAAAGACGACTGATTTTTACGAAACAGCTCGAAAAATGGGCACAGCCGTTGCATTTTGGGATATCTAGAGAGCTAGAAACACTCACGCTCCAATACCAGACGGCGATAGAGGTATCAGAAGCGTCAGACTTGTCGAAAATAAAGAATAGCTATGAAGAATCGTTTCAGAAACTAAGAGACAGAGAAGTAGACCGAGGTGTGACACTGTGGGGACCTCACAGAGATGACCTTCTTTTCTTTGTGAATGGTCGTGATGTTCAGACATATGGATCTCAAGGGCAACAAAGAACAACAGCTCTTTCACTAAAGCTTGCAGAAATTGATTTGATACATGAAGAAATCGGTGAATATCCCATTCTTCTACTAGATGATGTTTTATCTGAACTAGATGATTACAGACAGTCTCATTTGCTCCATACCATTCAGG